Sequence from the Terriglobales bacterium genome:
AGTACCGGGAAGACCTCGCCCTGGTTGCGGCAGACCTCGACAACCGGGCGGGGCGCACTTGGCGTCCGCTGGCCGACACCGCGGTGGCCGCGCAGATCCTCTACGGGACGCCGTCGGAATGGTCGTCCTGGCGGCGCGGCGTGGATTTCTACGACGAAGGCGACCTCATCTGGCTGGAGGCCGACGTCACCATCCGGCAGCTCACTCACGGCCAGCGCTCGCTCGACGACTTCTGCCACCGCTTCCACGGCGGGCAGAGCGGCCCGCCGGCACTCAAGACCTACACCTTCGACGACGTGGTCGCGACACTCAACGAGGTGGCGCCCTACGACTGGAAAGCATTCCTCACGGCACGGCTGAACTCCACCAGCCCACGTGCGCCGCTGGGCGGGATCGAGGGCGGCGGCTGGAAGCTGGTGTACAACGAGACGCTGCCCGGGCAGCAGCAGGCGCGGGAGAGCGCCAAGCAGTACATTGACGTCAGCTACTCGCTGGGCTTCCGCATGAGCGCGGAGGGAGCGGTGCTCGACGTCCTCCCAGGAACTCCAGCGGCTGAGGCCGGCTTGGCGCCAGGGGCGAAGATCCTGGGCGTGGACGGCCACCGCTGGACGCACTCCCGCTTCCCCAACCTGTTGCGCGAAGCCATCCGTGCGGCCAAGGGACGCTCCGAACCGCTGCGGCTGCTGGTGGAGAACGCCGACTACTACAAGACCATCGAGATCAACTACCACGGCGGCGAGCGCTATCCCCATCTGGAGCGCGATGCGTCCAAGCCCGACCTGCTGGGAGAGATCATCAAACCGCACGCGACAAGCGGACCCTAGTGTCTAGAAACTCTATGAGTTGGGCATGTCCGCGGTGTGATCGGACCTTTCGTCAGGTCAATCAACGTCACGCGTGCGGGGTCGGCAGCGCTGCTACCTTGCTCAAAAGTAGGCCACCGGCACTTGCCGATCTCTACCGGAAACTCGAGACCACCGTTAGGGGCTTTGGCGACGTGGAGGTAGTCACACGTAACCGGTACGCGCTGTTTCGGACGACACGCATCTTTGCGGACCTGACGGTAATGCGGGATGCGTTGCGCGTGGTGATTCACCTCGGCCGCAAGGCCGGCGCACCATACTTCATCAAAATCGCGCAGGGCGGCAACCGCGTCTCACACGTCGCCCTTGTCCGGACCGCCGAGGACCTACGCACGATCATTCCGTTTTTGCGTGAAGCGTTCGACCTCGCCGTGAGTGAAGAGTCATAAACAACTTAATCCTCTATTCCTCGGTGATCCCAGCGAAGAGGTCGGTCTCGTTCTCCATCTTGCGCGGCGTGTTGGCGGCCGCCAAGTGGAAGAA
This genomic interval carries:
- a CDS encoding PDZ domain-containing protein — translated: YREDLALVAADLDNRAGRTWRPLADTAVAAQILYGTPSEWSSWRRGVDFYDEGDLIWLEADVTIRQLTHGQRSLDDFCHRFHGGQSGPPALKTYTFDDVVATLNEVAPYDWKAFLTARLNSTSPRAPLGGIEGGGWKLVYNETLPGQQQARESAKQYIDVSYSLGFRMSAEGAVLDVLPGTPAAEAGLAPGAKILGVDGHRWTHSRFPNLLREAIRAAKGRSEPLRLLVENADYYKTIEINYHGGERYPHLERDASKPDLLGEIIKPHATSGP
- a CDS encoding DUF5655 domain-containing protein, with protein sequence MSWACPRCDRTFRQVNQRHACGVGSAATLLKSRPPALADLYRKLETTVRGFGDVEVVTRNRYALFRTTRIFADLTVMRDALRVVIHLGRKAGAPYFIKIAQGGNRVSHVALVRTAEDLRTIIPFLREAFDLAVSEES